The genomic segment GGGCATCAACCCTGCCGGGCGGCGGCGGCCGACGCGCTTTGTTCGGAAGAGGTCTTGTCGTCCTTGTCTGCTACGTGTGTCTTGGTTTCCGGCAACGGTTCCGATTCGGCGAGCTTCTTTTTCTCCTCCTCCGGAAGCGAGACCTTGCGGCCTTCCTTGAGTTGGTCGAGGCTGCGATAGGGCCCGGTGATCACCACGTCAGTCGGTTTGATGCCGGCGACCAGTTCGACGCGTCGCGTGTCGGCGATGCCCGGCTCGACGAAGCGGACGCGGGCCAGTTCGCCGTCGAGAACGTATACCACTTTCAAGTACTGGGCGGCCCGCGCGCGGTCGGAGAGATCCGTCTTGGCCTGCTTGGCGTCGTACTCCTTCACGAGTTCGGGCGGAAGTTCCTTCCGCATGCGGTGGACGATGGCCTCGACAGGAATCGTGATCGCGTCGGCTTTGTGGTCAACTTCGATCTCGACGTTGGCCGTCATGCCGGGGCGGATGCGCTGGTCGTTCGAGAGAATCTCGCAAATCGTCTCGAAGGTGACCACGTCCCGGCCTTGCTGCTTGGTGCTCTTCGCGGCGACGCGCAGGACTCTGGCCGGCACGGGGTTCTCCTGATCGGCCTGAAGATAGACGCGGGCCTTTTGCCCCTCCTTGACAAGCGGCACGTCCACTTCGTCGACGCGCGCTCGGACCTGCATGCGCGACAGATCGCTGATGGTCATGATGACCGTGCCCGGGTTGTTCATCGTGCCGGTGACGACGACTTCGCCGATCTTCGCGTCCAGCCGCGAGACGACGCCATCGATCGGCGAGCGGATCACGGTGCGATCCAGATCGTCTTTCACGCGCTTCAGGGCGGCCTGGGCTTCGAGCATTTCCTGTTTGCGCATTTCGCAGAGCGCACGGGTCTTTTTCAGGATCGTGCTGTAGTCATGCCGCTCCTTGTCGCTGGTGGCCTCGGCCTCGGCCAGCCGCAATTGCCAGCGGTAGTCGCGCTCGGCTTTCTCCAGTTCGGCTTCGGAGTCGATCATCGCCGCCTGGAG from the Planctomycetia bacterium genome contains:
- a CDS encoding efflux RND transporter periplasmic adaptor subunit; this encodes MRKYATLLVIVGVVGGVFALGSFRRGADDKPLINVAEEIPLTVFATRPVKQDITRLVQAPGDVEATLEVEVSSEIVAKIEEMPVEEGTVVKKGDLLCRLKEDLLRAEVQSCEARIARLQAAMIDSEAELEKAERDYRWQLRLAEAEATSDKERHDYSTILKKTRALCEMRKQEMLEAQAALKRVKDDLDRTVIRSPIDGVVSRLDAKIGEVVVTGTMNNPGTVIMTISDLSRMQVRARVDEVDVPLVKEGQKARVYLQADQENPVPARVLRVAAKSTKQQGRDVVTFETICEILSNDQRIRPGMTANVEIEVDHKADAITIPVEAIVHRMRKELPPELVKEYDAKQAKTDLSDRARAAQYLKVVYVLDGELARVRFVEPGIADTRRVELVAGIKPTDVVITGPYRSLDQLKEGRKVSLPEEEKKKLAESEPLPETKTHVADKDDKTSSEQSASAAAARQG